A genomic segment from bacterium encodes:
- the lptC gene encoding LPS export ABC transporter periplasmic protein LptC — translation MYLNRKTSYLLAILLVLLFFFIGALFLNTGYQQSSLAPTTPLENQDQVSQSTLPSDEPPLKKTTHEAEIGDMSEQPAEGFALENFHRSETRDGKVLWEVTGQNARYFPEENRIDIDACLFFTNDEKGQKIVLKANEATLILKGPELQSVFFPKDVRVTYGREMRIVTSEASYDHKKALVSTSAHVQVIGNWFIVEGDGLHARLDIEQYKILRNVTSILEPKKRRG, via the coding sequence ATGTATCTCAATAGGAAAACAAGCTATCTCCTAGCAATTCTTCTGGTCCTTCTCTTTTTCTTTATTGGAGCGCTTTTTCTCAATACCGGGTATCAACAGTCATCTCTTGCGCCGACTACGCCGCTGGAAAATCAGGATCAAGTATCGCAATCAACTCTTCCTTCGGATGAACCTCCGCTCAAAAAAACAACCCATGAAGCCGAAATCGGAGACATGAGCGAACAACCAGCAGAGGGATTTGCTCTGGAGAATTTCCATCGGAGTGAAACTCGAGATGGGAAGGTCTTATGGGAGGTCACAGGCCAAAACGCGCGCTATTTTCCAGAAGAGAATCGCATAGACATTGATGCATGCTTGTTTTTCACAAATGATGAGAAAGGGCAAAAAATTGTTTTAAAGGCAAATGAGGCAACCCTGATTCTCAAAGGCCCTGAACTCCAGTCCGTATTCTTTCCGAAAGATGTCCGTGTGACCTATGGACGTGAAATGAGAATAGTAACATCAGAGGCTTCTTATGATCATAAGAAAGCTCTCGTTTCGACATCTGCGCATGTTCAGGTAATAGGAAATTGGTTTATAGTTGAAGGGGACGGTCTCCATGCCCGTCTTGATATAGAACAATATAAAATATTACGAAATGTCACGAGCATTCTTGAGCCTAAAAAACGAAGGGGTTAG
- a CDS encoding 3-deoxy-8-phosphooctulonate synthase, which produces MAETRSATPVPTKPFLFCGPCQLESRDHALSLAERIAELASQYGFAPVFKASFDKANRTKADSPRGIGIEEAIPVFQEIQEQLDLPTLTDIHLPDHPAILDGCVDILQIPAFLCRQTDLLRAAGRSGRIVNIKKGQFLHPQDLAFAGEKVRQDSESATVLLCERGTFFGYRDLVVDMRSLVQMRNSGFPVIFDGSHVVQSMGGAKGVSGGDARFSHPLCRAAVATGVDGIFIETHQNPRSAPSDGDSMLPLDELPRLLKSLQKIFQVVQDEDVGL; this is translated from the coding sequence ATGGCAGAGACTCGATCTGCTACGCCAGTTCCCACAAAGCCATTTCTCTTTTGTGGTCCTTGTCAACTTGAAAGTCGAGATCATGCTCTTTCCCTCGCTGAAAGAATAGCAGAACTTGCAAGTCAGTATGGATTCGCCCCAGTATTCAAAGCATCTTTCGATAAGGCAAATCGAACTAAAGCTGACAGCCCACGCGGAATTGGAATTGAGGAAGCGATACCTGTCTTTCAAGAGATTCAAGAACAATTAGACTTGCCAACGCTCACCGACATCCACCTACCAGATCACCCAGCGATACTTGATGGATGCGTTGATATTCTGCAGATTCCAGCTTTTCTCTGCCGTCAGACAGACCTCTTACGAGCAGCTGGACGATCAGGTCGTATCGTAAACATCAAAAAAGGGCAATTCCTTCACCCTCAAGATCTTGCCTTCGCGGGGGAGAAAGTTCGCCAAGACTCAGAGTCTGCTACTGTGCTCCTTTGTGAACGAGGAACCTTCTTTGGATATCGAGATTTAGTCGTAGATATGCGTTCTCTTGTTCAGATGAGAAATAGCGGCTTCCCCGTAATATTCGACGGCTCACATGTTGTGCAGTCTATGGGAGGAGCAAAAGGGGTATCTGGTGGGGATGCTCGTTTCAGTCATCCCCTCTGCCGAGCAGCTGTTGCCACTGGAGTTGATGGCATTTTTATCGAAACACATCAAAATCCCAGATCTGCCCCATCAGACGGTGATAGCATGTTGCCACTTGACGAACTGCCGCGCCTCCTAAAGAGCCTTCAAAAGATCTTTCAGGTGGTTCAAGATGAAGATGTTGGATTATAA
- a CDS encoding CTP synthase — translation MDSQEPRPTKYIFVTGGVVSSIGKGLTTACIGSLLESRGLRATAVKLDPYINVDPGTMSPFQHGEVFVTDDGAETDLDLGHYARFIGTTMSKLNNFTSGKVYETVIANERRGDYLGGTVQVIPHITDEIKRRVYLASKGYDICLVEIGGTVGDIESLPFLEAIRQMRAEMGSENCLFIHVTLVPHIAAADESKTKPTQHSVKELTGYGIIPNIIVCRSEKRLEKNIKKKISLFCNVDEKSVINAPDVSTIYELPLLLHEEGLDERIVEKLNIWTGTPDLSNWERIVNVLRKPKNGSITLAMIGKYVDLTESYKSLSEALHHGGFANDCTVKIVYIDSEDIEKGSVEEKLLEATNGEGADAILIPGGFGARGHEGKIMAVQYARENKVPFFGICLGMQMAVIEGARNLAKLADATSAEFKQSAEHPVIDLMESQRNVSEKGGSMRLGAYPCVLTQNSKSYAAYGTTSISERHRHRFEFNNEYREAIEKAGIMIAGTSPNNDLVEIIEIADHPWFIGVQFHPEFKSKPREPHPLFRSFVAAALERRSSKALSDKSQKDKKVIEFTKKNDVASSC, via the coding sequence ATGGACTCTCAAGAACCACGCCCAACCAAGTATATTTTTGTTACGGGGGGTGTGGTCTCCTCAATTGGAAAAGGGCTTACCACAGCCTGCATCGGATCACTACTCGAATCTCGAGGCCTACGTGCCACCGCTGTAAAACTCGACCCCTACATTAATGTTGACCCTGGAACAATGAGCCCGTTTCAGCATGGAGAAGTATTCGTTACTGATGACGGTGCGGAAACTGATCTCGACCTTGGGCACTATGCTCGGTTTATCGGCACTACTATGTCGAAGCTCAACAACTTTACCTCTGGTAAAGTTTATGAAACCGTAATTGCGAATGAGCGCCGCGGTGATTATCTTGGTGGTACCGTTCAGGTCATTCCACACATTACAGATGAGATAAAGCGGCGCGTTTATCTTGCCTCTAAAGGATATGATATTTGCCTTGTTGAGATCGGTGGAACTGTTGGAGATATTGAGAGTCTTCCGTTCCTAGAGGCAATCCGGCAGATGCGAGCTGAAATGGGGTCTGAAAACTGCCTGTTCATTCATGTTACACTTGTGCCCCATATAGCAGCAGCTGATGAATCAAAGACAAAACCGACACAACATTCGGTAAAAGAGCTTACTGGATATGGGATTATTCCGAATATTATTGTTTGTCGTTCGGAGAAGCGGCTAGAGAAAAACATCAAGAAAAAGATTAGCCTTTTTTGTAACGTTGATGAAAAATCGGTCATTAATGCCCCAGATGTCTCAACCATTTATGAGCTCCCTCTTCTGCTTCATGAAGAAGGACTTGATGAAAGAATCGTAGAAAAGCTGAATATTTGGACCGGCACCCCAGATCTCTCCAACTGGGAGCGCATTGTTAACGTACTCCGAAAACCCAAAAACGGCAGTATTACGCTGGCAATGATCGGCAAGTATGTAGATCTGACTGAAAGCTATAAAAGTCTATCCGAAGCGCTACATCATGGCGGCTTTGCTAACGACTGCACGGTAAAAATTGTCTATATCGACAGCGAAGATATTGAGAAAGGCTCAGTTGAGGAAAAGCTTCTTGAGGCGACGAATGGCGAAGGAGCTGATGCAATTCTTATTCCGGGTGGCTTTGGTGCACGGGGCCATGAAGGGAAGATTATGGCGGTTCAATATGCTCGAGAAAATAAAGTTCCCTTTTTCGGCATTTGCCTAGGTATGCAAATGGCTGTAATAGAGGGAGCCCGAAATCTGGCGAAACTGGCTGATGCCACAAGTGCTGAATTTAAACAGAGTGCTGAACATCCTGTTATTGACCTCATGGAGAGTCAGCGCAATGTCAGCGAAAAAGGAGGCTCAATGCGGCTTGGAGCCTATCCGTGCGTCCTTACCCAAAACAGCAAGTCTTATGCCGCCTATGGAACAACATCAATTAGCGAGAGACATCGGCATCGTTTCGAATTCAATAATGAGTATCGAGAAGCCATAGAGAAAGCAGGAATTATGATTGCTGGAACTTCTCCCAACAATGATCTTGTTGAGATCATTGAAATCGCTGATCATCCTTGGTTCATTGGAGTGCAATTTCACCCTGAATTTAAATCGAAGCCTCGAGAGCCTCATCCTCTGTTTCGAAGCTTTGTTGCAGCCGCGCTTGAACGAAGAAGTTCCAAAGCACTTTCTGATAAAAGTCAGAAAGACAAAAAGGTCATAGAGTTCACAAAAAAAAATGACGTTGCAAGCTCGTGTTAA